The genome window GAGCACCTCGGGCTCGCACGACCCGGAAGCAGGTATGCCGCATGACCCGCCGCATCCACCTCGGCGCGTTCGCCTTCCACCCCGGCGGAGCCCACGTCACGGGATGGCGCCATGAGACCGCGCGGCCCGACCGGCACCTCACGATCGGGCACTACAAGCACTTCGCCCAGACGGCCGAGCGCGGGGTGTTCGACACGATCTTCCTCGCCGACGGCCTCTACTTCTGGGATCGTCACCCGTCGGGCGTCGACCACTACGGGCAGCTGCGGCTCGAACCGCTGACCCTGCTGTCGGCGCTCGCCGTCCACACCTCGCACATCGGTCTCGCGGCGACCATCTCCACGACCTACAACGAGCCGTACCACGTGGCGCGCTCACTGGCGTCGCTCGACCACCTCAGCAGAGGACGTGCAGCGTGGAACCTGGTCACGTCGCGCTACGACGAAGAGGCCCGCAACTTCGGCGGCGATCACCACCTCGATCACTCCCGCCGCTATGAGCGAGGCGAGGAGTTCGTCCGCACCGTCGAAGAGCTGTGGGACAGCTGGGATGACGACGCCTTCCCCGCCGACCGGCAGAGCGGTATCTTCGCCGACCGCAGCCGGCTCCACACGGCTGACCATCGCGGCGAGTTCTTCCGGGTGAGGGGGCCGCTCAACATCGCCCGCCCGCCGCAGGGCTATCCTGTTCAGTTCCAGGCGGGCGGCTCCCCCGCCGGCCAGCAGCTGGCTGCCCGCACTGCCGACGCCGTGTTCGCCGGTTACCGCCCGTTGGCCGAGGCGCAGGCGTTCTACGCCGGGCTCAAGCAGCAGGTGGAGGACGCCGGTCGGGATCCGGAGGCGTTCCACATCCTCCCGACGCTGCAGCCCGTGGTCGGGAGCACGCGGAGCGAGGCGGAGGATCTCGCCGAGCAGCTGCTCGCGTCGACACCGGATGCGCTGATCGTGGAGGACGTCTCGCACTCGATCGGCCAGGATCTCACCGGGCGGTCGGCCGACGAGCCGTTCGAGTTCGAGCCGGACACCGACACGTCGAACGAGTCACGTTCGCCGAACCGCAGGGCAGACGCGCTGCGCACCGGGGACCACCCGGCGACGCCGCGACAGGTGTACGCCCGCTCGTTCCGCGAGGGGATCGTGGTCGGCACCGCGGCCGAGGTCGCCGACACGATCGAGGAGCGGGTGGAAACGCGCGCGGCCGACGGCTTCATCGTGCAGTCGCTGACACTCCCGTACAGCCTCGACCGGTTCGTCGAGCTGGTCACTCCGGAACTGCAGCGCCGCGGCCTGACCCCGGAGTCCTACGCTCCGGGCACCCTGCGCGACCGGCTGGGGCTGGAGAGGCCGGCGCGCGTCGTTCCAGCCTGACGGTCCGCCGCGGCGGTGTCGGTCGGGCGTTCGAGGCGGACGAGCACGACGCCGGCGAGGATGCACGCACCGCCGACGAGCTGGCGCGCATCCGGCTGCTCGCCGAGCAGGAGCCACGCGAGAAACACGGCCGACACCACTTCGGTGAGGCCGGCGAACGACGCGATGCGCGATCCGAGACGGCGCGACCCGGCGATGCTCAGCGAGTACGCCGCGGCCGTGGCGACCAGGGCGACGACGAGCATGGGCACCCACCAGGGCAGCGTCGCACCACCGAGCTCGACCGGGTCGGTCGAGACAGTGAGCGGGAGCATGCCGGTGAGGCCGACGCCCACGGTGGCGACCGCGCCGACGACCAGGCCGGAGCTCACCAGGGCGAGCGGGGGCAGTCCGGGCGTCGGAAGCGCGGAGAGCAGGTAGTAGCCCGCGAGGCACACGGCGGCCGCGAGGGCGAGCGCGATTCCCGCGGTGTCGAGCCCGTCGCCGGCCTGGCCGATCCCGTCGACGCCGACGATGAGCACCAGCCCCATGACGCTGAGCACGACGCCGGCGACGACGATCGGACGCACGGGCACGCGCCGCGTCGCCCAGCCCAGCACGGCGATCATCACGGGGGCCGAGTACTGCACCAGCAGCGCGACGGCGATCGGGAGGCGCTGGATCGCCGCGAAGTACAGCACTTGCGTGCCGGCGACGGCGATCAGCCCGTAACCGAGCACCAGCCGCCACGACCGCAGCAACGGTCGCAGGCTTCCGCGCAGTGCGACCAGGGCCGCCGGTGCGAGCACCAGGCCGCCGAGTGCGACGCGCACGGCCACCGCTGCCGCAGGCGACCAGCCGGCGTCGAGCAGCGGCTTGAGCAGGATGCCGCTGGTGCTGAACGCGATCGCGGCGCCGAGCGCGGCGGCCAAGCCGGTGCGGCCGCGGACCGCGAGCGCGTCAGAAGTCCGCAAGGTTCGCCCGGATGCCTCCGTTGCCGAACTCCGTCCGCAGCACTCCGCGGCGGCGCAGGATCGGGACCAGTTCGTCGAGGTTGCGGTGCAGTGTGACCGGGTGCAGGTCGCCGGAGAAGATCAGGCCGTCGTTGTCGGCCTCCTCGCCGAGCTCCTCGATGAAGTCGGCGATCTGCTCCGCCGTGCCCACGAAGCCCTCACGGTCCGTGATCCGGCCCTTGACCGTCTTCGGGGTGATGAGGTCGCGGAGGGTGACGCCCTCCCGCACACCCTCCTTGCCGAAGAGCCCCTTGATACTGCCCAGCGAGACGTGGTCGCCGAAGATCGACGCGTCGAACGGCTCGTCGAGCGAGAGGGCGTTCAGGTCGGTCTCGAGGTCGCTGGACTGGCCGGCGAGCACGCGGTAGAGCTCCTCGTCCGTCGGGTGCTTCGATGCCTCGACGACGCGGTCGGCCTCCTCGTCGCTCGCGACGATCTCCGGCTTGAAGACGAAGAGCACCTTGATCGCGTCGGGATCGCGACCGGCGTCGACCGCTGCCTGGCGCACTTTCTGCCGGTAGGCGCGGACGCTCTCGGCGTCGAGCGGTGCGAGAGCGAGCTGCACGTCGGAGTGCGCTCCGGCGAACGCGATGCCGCGCGGCGAACCGCCGGGGGAGACGATCGCCGGGTCACCGCGCGTGAACGGGACCGCGTTGAGCGGCCCGGTCACGCGGAAGTACTCGCCCTCGTGCTCGAAGGCGCGGATCTTCGACCCGTCGGCGTAGTGATGGGTGCGCGGGTCGGCGATGAGCGCGTCGTCGTCCCAGCTGTGCCAGAGCCGGCGGATGACGCCGAGCCACTCCTCGGCGCGGTCGTACGCGGCGTCGTGGGGCAGCGGCGGGAGCCCGAGGTGGCGAGCGCTGCCGACGTCGGTGACGACGTTGATGCCGAGGCGATGGTCGCTGAGATGGTGGAGGGTGGCGAACTGCCGCGCGGCGACATAGGGCGGGTAGGCGCCCGCGTTGATGGTGGGCGCGACGCCGAGGTACTGTGTCGCGTCGAGCAGGTAGGGCGACAGGATGAGCGGGTCGTGCTTGGGGCCTCCGTAGGCCTCCCGCACGCGCAGGTCGATCGTCTCCGGGAATCCGATCGAGAGGGCGTCCTCGATGATCACGAGGTCGAGCCCTGCCTGCTCCAGCTCGCGCGCGGCGTGCTGGTAGAGGCGCGGCTTGGTCCAGTCGTAGTTCCACTCGTAGTACGGATGCCCCCAGCCCTGCGGGCCGAACCCGCGGGCGAAGAACCAGCCGAAGTGCTGCAGCCTGGCCATGCGTCCCCCCTAGTTTCCTGCTGCCACGACGAGGCGGGGCTCGCGGTTCGGGGTGGTGGCGGTCGTGGCGGCGACCCCGGCCTGCCCGGTGACCGCGGCGATCCCGCGCTCCAGATCCGCGATGAGATCGGTGGGGTCTTCGAGGCCGATGGAGAGCCGCAAGAGCCCGTCGCCGATCCCGGTGGCCTCCCGGACGTCGCGCTGCAGGTGGGCGTGCGTGGTCGTCGCCGGGTGCAGGATGAGCGAGCGGACGTCCCCGATGTGGGTCATCCGGCTGAACAGCGTCACCGCATCGTAGAAGCGCTGGGCGGCGGCCGCGCCGCCGACGAGCGTGAAACCGAGGATCGCACCCGCGCCGCGCGGCAGGTAACGCCGCGCGAGGTCGTGCGAGGGATGCGACTCCAGACCGGCGTAATCGACGCTCGCGACCTCCGGCTTCCGCTCGAGCCAGCGGGCGACGGCCAGCGCGGTGTCCGACTGCTGTCGGAGGCGGAGTGACAGGGTCTCGATGCCCTGCTGGATGAGGAAGGCGTTGACCGGCGACAGCACCGGCCCGAACAGCGAGGCCACGACCGAGCGCGCGAACGCGATGTACGCGCCGCGACCGTACGCTCCGACGTAGCTGTCGCCGTGCAGCCAGTCGTCCGGAGCCCTCAGATGCTCGAACGGAGAGACGCCCCAGTCGTAGCTGCCCTGATCGACGACGACGCCGCCGAGCGCCGAGCCGTGGCCCCCGAGGAACTTGCTCGCCGAATGCACCACGATGTCGGCGCCGTGCTCGCCCGGCTGGAGCAGGTACGGCGTGGCGAGAGTGTTGTCCACGATCAGCGGGAGACCGTTCTGGTGCGCCACGTCCGCGACCGCGGCGATGTCGAGCACGTCGTTGCCCGGGTTGCCGATCGACTCGCCGAACAGTGCACGTGTGTTCGGACGGATCCGCCGCCGCCACTCCTCCGGGTCGCCGGGCCCGTCGACGAACTCGACCTGGACGCCGAGGCGCTTCAACCCGGTCTCGAAGAGACCGCGGGTGCCGGAGTAGACACTCTGCGCGGAGAGGAGGTGGTCGCCCGACTGCACAAGACCGAGCAGAGCCACGGTCAGGGCGGCCTGCCCGCTGCCGACCGCGATGGCTTCCCTGCCGCCTTCAAGTGCGGCGACCCGCCGCTCCAGCGAAGCTGCCGTCGGATTCCCCGACCGGCTGTACGTGTAGCCCGGGACGTCGCCGCCGAAGCGTTCCTCCGCATTCGCGAAGCTGTCGAACTCGAAACCGGCGGTCAGATAGATCGGAGTGACACGGGCGCCGTGGGCGGCTTCGCGGGTCTCTCCGGCGTGGACCTGCGCTGTGGTGAATTCGGGCATTGGCATATCCTGCGCCCCTCGGCACAGACGGCAGAGCCCGTGTTGCGTAAAACTACGCCTCGGAGGTGGCGGAGGGCCTGTCGTGGCGGGCGTCGCCGACACATTCGTAACAATCGTTGCGCGTCCACTGCGGCAGGTTTAGACCACATGCCATGGTGATCGATCACTGGTGGGTGTGCGGCAGTGCCCTGGCCGAGCGGCTGATCCTCCTGAGTGCGAGCGAGGAAGAATCCGATGAACCGTCGCCGGGTTCCCCGCCGGATGCGGGTACGGATCGCAGATGACAGCGCGGCCGCACCGCGCGGGTCAGGCGGGTGTCCTGACCGCGGCGAAGCGATTGCGGCGGCGCAGTGTGAAGCCGAGCCGTTCGTAGGCGGAGATGGCACCGGTATTCGTCGCGGCGGCGTGCATCATCGCTCGGTCGCCGCGCTGCTGGATGTGGAAGGCGACATCGAGGACGAGACGGGAGGCGAGTCCCTGCCGGCGGTGCTCTGAGTCGACAGAAACGGCACTGATCTCCGTCCAGCCGGTCGGGTGCAGGCGCTCGCCGGCCATGGCGACGAGTCGCCCGGCTCGGTGGATGCCGATATACCGGCCCAGCTCGTAGGTGCGGGGGCGGAACGGGCCCGGCTGGTTGCGTTCGACGATGGCGAGCATGTCGGCCGCGTCGTCGGCG of Leifsonia shinshuensis contains these proteins:
- a CDS encoding LLM class flavin-dependent oxidoreductase, which gives rise to MTRRIHLGAFAFHPGGAHVTGWRHETARPDRHLTIGHYKHFAQTAERGVFDTIFLADGLYFWDRHPSGVDHYGQLRLEPLTLLSALAVHTSHIGLAATISTTYNEPYHVARSLASLDHLSRGRAAWNLVTSRYDEEARNFGGDHHLDHSRRYERGEEFVRTVEELWDSWDDDAFPADRQSGIFADRSRLHTADHRGEFFRVRGPLNIARPPQGYPVQFQAGGSPAGQQLAARTADAVFAGYRPLAEAQAFYAGLKQQVEDAGRDPEAFHILPTLQPVVGSTRSEAEDLAEQLLASTPDALIVEDVSHSIGQDLTGRSADEPFEFEPDTDTSNESRSPNRRADALRTGDHPATPRQVYARSFREGIVVGTAAEVADTIEERVETRAADGFIVQSLTLPYSLDRFVELVTPELQRRGLTPESYAPGTLRDRLGLERPARVVPA
- a CDS encoding DMT family transporter, giving the protein MRTSDALAVRGRTGLAAALGAAIAFSTSGILLKPLLDAGWSPAAAVAVRVALGGLVLAPAALVALRGSLRPLLRSWRLVLGYGLIAVAGTQVLYFAAIQRLPIAVALLVQYSAPVMIAVLGWATRRVPVRPIVVAGVVLSVMGLVLIVGVDGIGQAGDGLDTAGIALALAAAVCLAGYYLLSALPTPGLPPLALVSSGLVVGAVATVGVGLTGMLPLTVSTDPVELGGATLPWWVPMLVVALVATAAAYSLSIAGSRRLGSRIASFAGLTEVVSAVFLAWLLLGEQPDARQLVGGACILAGVVLVRLERPTDTAAADRQAGTTRAGLSSPSRSRRVPGA
- a CDS encoding LLM class flavin-dependent oxidoreductase; the protein is MARLQHFGWFFARGFGPQGWGHPYYEWNYDWTKPRLYQHAARELEQAGLDLVIIEDALSIGFPETIDLRVREAYGGPKHDPLILSPYLLDATQYLGVAPTINAGAYPPYVAARQFATLHHLSDHRLGINVVTDVGSARHLGLPPLPHDAAYDRAEEWLGVIRRLWHSWDDDALIADPRTHHYADGSKIRAFEHEGEYFRVTGPLNAVPFTRGDPAIVSPGGSPRGIAFAGAHSDVQLALAPLDAESVRAYRQKVRQAAVDAGRDPDAIKVLFVFKPEIVASDEEADRVVEASKHPTDEELYRVLAGQSSDLETDLNALSLDEPFDASIFGDHVSLGSIKGLFGKEGVREGVTLRDLITPKTVKGRITDREGFVGTAEQIADFIEELGEEADNDGLIFSGDLHPVTLHRNLDELVPILRRRGVLRTEFGNGGIRANLADF
- a CDS encoding O-acetylhomoserine aminocarboxypropyltransferase/cysteine synthase family protein; the protein is MPEFTTAQVHAGETREAAHGARVTPIYLTAGFEFDSFANAEERFGGDVPGYTYSRSGNPTAASLERRVAALEGGREAIAVGSGQAALTVALLGLVQSGDHLLSAQSVYSGTRGLFETGLKRLGVQVEFVDGPGDPEEWRRRIRPNTRALFGESIGNPGNDVLDIAAVADVAHQNGLPLIVDNTLATPYLLQPGEHGADIVVHSASKFLGGHGSALGGVVVDQGSYDWGVSPFEHLRAPDDWLHGDSYVGAYGRGAYIAFARSVVASLFGPVLSPVNAFLIQQGIETLSLRLRQQSDTALAVARWLERKPEVASVDYAGLESHPSHDLARRYLPRGAGAILGFTLVGGAAAAQRFYDAVTLFSRMTHIGDVRSLILHPATTTHAHLQRDVREATGIGDGLLRLSIGLEDPTDLIADLERGIAAVTGQAGVAATTATTPNREPRLVVAAGN
- a CDS encoding GNAT family N-acetyltransferase — encoded protein: MTDAPVLELSPADAVVLDNAAWHSLAGPHARFAIGGDLVRRYPAEVAPFVAVRTWDAPGVWDALSDLVGPGAEVGLTGYEGPLPEGWQYLGGGDGVQLVETSALRARPDDEAVELGADDAADMLAIVERNQPGPFRPRTYELGRYIGIHRAGRLVAMAGERLHPTGWTEISAVSVDSEHRRQGLASRLVLDVAFHIQQRGDRAMMHAAATNTGAISAYERLGFTLRRRNRFAAVRTPA